Proteins from a genomic interval of Mycobacterium conspicuum:
- a CDS encoding carboxymuconolactone decarboxylase family protein: MKRYKSHSARIAPATPPLPADIQQAIDAIMRGNPPLVLFTTLARDHRLFFKFFNSGLLDRGHLTIRQREIVIDRVTAACGAEYEWGVHVSTFAAKAGLSDEQIASLTTGGPEDACWDDADRVLIRLCDSLHSSCTVDDGLWAQLSAHHTDEAILELLMLAGTYRTVSYLVNALRLPLEAGARTFATSRG, translated from the coding sequence ATGAAACGCTATAAAAGTCATAGCGCGCGCATCGCGCCCGCGACGCCACCCCTGCCCGCCGACATTCAGCAAGCCATCGACGCGATCATGCGGGGCAACCCGCCGCTGGTGCTGTTCACCACGCTGGCCCGCGACCACCGGTTGTTCTTCAAGTTCTTCAACTCGGGTCTTCTCGACCGCGGGCACCTGACGATCCGTCAGCGCGAGATCGTCATCGACCGGGTCACCGCGGCCTGCGGCGCCGAGTACGAGTGGGGAGTGCACGTCAGCACGTTCGCCGCCAAGGCCGGCCTGAGCGACGAGCAGATCGCCTCGCTGACCACCGGCGGACCCGAGGATGCGTGCTGGGATGACGCCGATCGCGTCCTGATCCGGCTCTGCGACAGCCTGCACTCCAGCTGCACGGTCGACGACGGCCTGTGGGCGCAGTTGAGCGCGCACCACACCGACGAGGCGATCCTGGAGTTGCTCATGCTTGCCGGAACCTACAGGACCGTAAGCTATCTCGTGAATGCGCTGCGGCTACCGCTGGAAGCCGGCGCCCGCACTTTCGCCACATCGCGCGGTTGA
- a CDS encoding acyl carrier protein, whose translation MATGETGFGDVEFDLISLQYHSLKAGHDYGQYVRDAKNAGLEDVASFFEDVMTQDSQRAHRCHELLGKLTSA comes from the coding sequence ATGGCAACCGGAGAAACCGGATTTGGCGACGTCGAGTTCGACCTGATCTCGTTGCAATACCATTCGCTGAAGGCCGGGCATGACTACGGTCAATATGTCCGCGATGCGAAAAACGCTGGGCTGGAAGACGTTGCGTCGTTTTTCGAGGACGTGATGACGCAAGACTCACAACGGGCGCACCGCTGTCACGAACTGCTGGGCAAGTTGACCTCGGCCTAA
- a CDS encoding enoyl-CoA hydratase/isomerase family protein: MLDPGAYRTIDISLDGSTGVAVLTLNRPEKANAVDDVMHSELSTVFAAAQDDGRVRAVVLTGAGRTFSAGGDESSDRGYHTATGRTPIEEARHIVDDIIALTKPLVAAVNGHAIGLGAVLATLADISYVADSAKLGDLHVHAALPAGNGAAAIWPLLVGVNRAKHLLMTGEVLTAAEAERFGLVTRVVPAADVLPTAMSTAVRLAKLAPQAVQGTKAAVNRLLAMASGAVLPLSLALEAAAMEHDDFRAAMEKLGRK; the protein is encoded by the coding sequence ATGCTCGATCCCGGCGCATACCGCACCATCGACATCAGCCTGGACGGCTCCACCGGCGTGGCGGTGTTGACGCTGAATCGACCGGAGAAAGCCAATGCCGTTGACGACGTCATGCATTCGGAGTTGTCCACCGTCTTCGCCGCGGCGCAGGACGACGGCCGGGTGCGTGCGGTGGTGCTGACCGGCGCGGGCCGCACGTTTTCCGCCGGCGGCGACGAATCCAGCGATCGCGGGTACCACACCGCGACCGGGCGCACCCCGATCGAGGAGGCGCGCCACATCGTCGACGACATCATCGCCTTGACCAAGCCGCTGGTCGCGGCCGTCAACGGGCACGCGATCGGGCTGGGCGCCGTGCTGGCCACCCTCGCGGATATCTCGTATGTCGCCGACTCGGCGAAGCTGGGCGACCTGCACGTGCACGCCGCGCTGCCGGCCGGCAATGGCGCGGCGGCGATCTGGCCGTTGCTGGTCGGGGTCAACCGCGCCAAGCACCTGCTCATGACCGGCGAGGTGCTGACCGCCGCCGAGGCCGAGCGCTTCGGCCTGGTGACCAGGGTCGTCCCGGCGGCCGACGTGCTTCCGACGGCGATGTCGACCGCCGTCCGGCTCGCGAAGCTGGCGCCCCAGGCGGTCCAGGGCACCAAGGCGGCGGTCAACCGTTTGCTCGCCATGGCGTCGGGCGCGGTGCTCCCGTTGTCGCTGGCGTTGGAAGCCGCCGCGATGGAGCACGACGACTTCCGCGCCGCGATGGAGAAATTGGGTCGCAAGTGA
- the katG gene encoding catalase/peroxidase HPI — MLECSFLDQPESPNTERKVVSESENPTIAAPTPKEGAPLTNQDWWPNQIDVSRLHPHSPQANPLGDDFDYAAEFAKLDVEALKADMISLMTTSQDWWPADYGHYGGFFIRMSWHAAGTYRIFDGRGGGGQGLQRFAPLNSWPDNASLDKARRLLWPIKKKYGNKISWADLIVYAGNVALESMGFKTFGFAFGREDVWEPEEVIWGYEDEWLGTNKRYSGERDLAQPYGATTMGLIYVNPEGPEGKPDPVAAAIDIRETFGRMAMNDEETAALIVGGHSFGKTHGAASGELVGPEPEGAPIEQQGLGWKSPYGTGSGRDAITSGLEVVWTPTPTKWDNTFLETLYGYEWELVKSPGGAWQFTAKDGAGAGTIPDPFGGPGRNPTMLVTDISLREDPIYGQITRRWLDHPEELADAFAKAWYKLLHRDMGPISRYLGPWVPEPQLWQDPVPAVDHALVDEKDVAALKTKVLGSGLSVPQLVKTAWAAAGSYRNTDKRGGANGGRIRLEPQKSWEVNEPSELDKVLPVLEKIQQDFNASASGGKKISLADLIVLAGSAAVEKAAKDAGYEISVHFSPGRTDASQENTDVESFSVLEPRADGFRNYVRPGEKAPLEQLLLERAYLLGVTAPELTVLIGGLRVLGANHGGSKHGVFTANPGALTNDFFVNLLDMGTEWKVSETAENVYEGHDRASGALKWTATANDLVFGSNSVLRALVEVYAQDDNAGKFVEDFVAAWVKVMNNDRFDLT; from the coding sequence CTGCTCGAGTGCAGTTTCTTAGATCAGCCCGAATCACCTAACACCGAAAGGAAAGTCGTGTCCGAAAGCGAAAACCCGACAATCGCTGCACCGACCCCGAAAGAGGGCGCTCCCCTGACCAATCAGGACTGGTGGCCCAACCAGATCGACGTGTCGAGGCTGCACCCGCACTCGCCGCAGGCCAACCCGCTCGGTGACGACTTCGACTACGCCGCCGAGTTCGCCAAGCTCGACGTGGAGGCGCTCAAGGCCGACATGATCTCGCTGATGACCACCTCGCAGGACTGGTGGCCCGCCGACTACGGCCACTACGGCGGCTTTTTCATCCGGATGAGCTGGCACGCCGCGGGCACGTACCGCATCTTCGACGGCCGCGGCGGCGGCGGACAGGGCTTGCAGCGCTTCGCCCCGCTCAACAGCTGGCCGGACAACGCGAGCCTGGACAAGGCCCGCCGGCTGCTGTGGCCGATCAAGAAGAAGTACGGCAACAAGATCTCGTGGGCCGACCTGATCGTCTACGCCGGCAACGTGGCCCTGGAGTCGATGGGGTTCAAGACCTTCGGCTTCGCGTTCGGCCGCGAGGACGTGTGGGAGCCCGAGGAAGTTATCTGGGGCTACGAGGACGAGTGGCTGGGCACCAACAAGCGCTACTCCGGTGAGCGGGACCTGGCTCAGCCCTACGGCGCGACCACCATGGGCCTCATCTACGTCAATCCCGAAGGGCCCGAAGGCAAGCCGGACCCCGTCGCGGCGGCAATCGACATCCGTGAGACGTTCGGCCGGATGGCGATGAACGACGAGGAAACCGCCGCGCTTATCGTCGGTGGCCACAGCTTCGGCAAGACGCACGGCGCCGCCAGCGGCGAGCTGGTCGGTCCGGAGCCCGAAGGCGCCCCGATCGAACAGCAGGGTCTGGGGTGGAAGAGCCCCTACGGCACCGGCTCGGGCAGGGACGCCATCACCAGCGGGCTGGAGGTCGTCTGGACACCCACGCCGACCAAGTGGGACAACACGTTCCTGGAGACCCTGTACGGCTACGAGTGGGAACTGGTCAAGAGCCCCGGCGGCGCGTGGCAGTTCACGGCGAAGGACGGCGCCGGCGCGGGAACCATCCCCGACCCGTTCGGTGGGCCGGGTCGGAACCCGACCATGCTGGTCACCGACATCTCGCTGCGGGAAGACCCGATCTACGGCCAGATCACGCGGCGTTGGCTGGACCACCCCGAGGAGCTGGCCGACGCGTTCGCCAAGGCGTGGTACAAGCTGCTGCACCGCGACATGGGCCCGATCAGCCGCTACCTCGGCCCGTGGGTTCCCGAGCCGCAGCTGTGGCAGGACCCGGTTCCGGCGGTGGATCACGCGCTGGTCGACGAGAAGGACGTCGCCGCACTGAAGACCAAGGTGCTCGGCTCCGGCCTGTCGGTTCCCCAACTGGTCAAGACGGCCTGGGCGGCGGCGGGCAGCTATCGCAACACCGACAAGCGCGGTGGTGCCAACGGTGGCCGGATTCGCCTTGAGCCGCAAAAGAGTTGGGAGGTCAACGAGCCCTCCGAGCTGGACAAGGTGCTGCCGGTGCTGGAGAAGATCCAGCAGGACTTCAACGCTTCGGCGTCGGGCGGGAAGAAGATATCGCTGGCCGACCTGATCGTGCTGGCCGGCTCGGCGGCGGTGGAGAAGGCGGCCAAGGACGCCGGCTACGAGATCTCGGTGCACTTCTCGCCCGGGCGGACCGACGCCTCCCAGGAGAACACCGATGTCGAGTCGTTCAGTGTGCTCGAACCGCGGGCCGACGGGTTCCGCAACTACGTGCGGCCCGGTGAGAAGGCGCCGCTCGAGCAGCTGCTGCTGGAGCGTGCGTACCTGCTGGGTGTGACCGCGCCGGAGCTCACGGTGCTGATCGGTGGTCTGCGCGTCCTCGGCGCCAACCACGGCGGCAGCAAGCACGGCGTGTTCACCGCCAACCCCGGCGCGTTGACGAACGACTTCTTCGTCAACCTGCTCGACATGGGCACCGAGTGGAAGGTGTCGGAGACGGCGGAGAACGTCTACGAGGGCCACGACCGGGCGTCGGGTGCTCTCAAGTGGACGGCGACCGCGAATGACCTTGTGTTCGGGTCGAACTCGGTGCTGCGCGCCCTCGTCGAGGTGTACGCGCAGGACGACAACGCGGGCAAGTTCGTGGAGGACTTCGTCGCGGCCTGGGTCAAGGTGATGAACAACGACCGGTTCGACCTGACGTAA
- a CDS encoding LLM class flavin-dependent oxidoreductase — translation MQLKFGTFIAPYHPVRESPLTSYERDLELIAWCDRWGFDEAWVGEHHSAAWENIPDPAMFLAVAGQRTQRIRLGSGVVSLPYHHPMMVADRFVQLDYLTHGRAMLGVGPGALISDATMMGIDPSTQRPRMNEALGVIIRLLAGETVTHESDWFTLNEAALQMLPVNGSMPIAVASSTSPSGMTAAGTHGVGVLSLGAGLIGGKKDLAAHWALGEKAAAESGKQLRRDEWRLVIRAHLANTREQAIAEVREGRETERIGYFKRVAGLKNDYTLEQEIAEDAAIVGTPDDMIEALHRLQQATGGFGGFLVLAGDWADREATLRSYELMGRYVIPEFRGHLEPLRASYDMVVSKKRDYGAPAMAAIKKAYEDAGQQMPEDLNPTNLR, via the coding sequence GTGCAGCTGAAGTTCGGAACGTTCATCGCCCCGTATCACCCGGTTCGCGAAAGCCCGCTGACCAGCTACGAGCGCGACCTCGAGCTGATCGCCTGGTGCGACCGGTGGGGGTTCGACGAGGCCTGGGTCGGCGAGCATCATTCGGCCGCGTGGGAGAACATCCCCGATCCCGCGATGTTCCTGGCGGTCGCCGGGCAACGCACCCAGCGCATCCGGCTCGGCTCCGGTGTGGTCAGCCTGCCGTACCACCACCCGATGATGGTGGCCGACCGGTTCGTCCAGCTCGACTACCTCACGCACGGCCGGGCGATGCTCGGCGTCGGCCCCGGCGCGCTGATCTCCGACGCCACCATGATGGGCATCGATCCCTCGACGCAGCGGCCCCGGATGAACGAGGCGCTCGGCGTGATCATCCGGCTGCTCGCCGGCGAGACGGTCACCCACGAGAGCGACTGGTTCACGCTGAATGAGGCTGCGCTGCAGATGCTTCCGGTGAACGGCTCGATGCCGATCGCGGTGGCGTCGAGCACCTCACCGTCGGGCATGACGGCCGCCGGCACGCACGGAGTGGGTGTCCTGTCGCTGGGCGCCGGGCTGATCGGCGGCAAGAAGGATCTGGCCGCGCACTGGGCGCTGGGGGAGAAGGCCGCCGCCGAAAGCGGCAAGCAGCTGCGCCGCGACGAATGGCGGCTGGTGATCCGCGCGCACCTGGCGAACACGCGAGAGCAGGCGATCGCCGAGGTGCGCGAGGGTCGGGAAACCGAGCGCATCGGCTACTTCAAGCGCGTTGCCGGGCTGAAAAACGACTACACGCTGGAGCAGGAAATCGCCGAGGACGCCGCGATCGTGGGCACGCCCGACGACATGATCGAGGCGCTGCACCGGCTGCAGCAGGCCACCGGGGGATTCGGCGGATTTTTGGTGCTGGCCGGCGACTGGGCCGACCGCGAGGCGACGTTGCGCAGCTACGAATTGATGGGCCGCTACGTGATTCCCGAGTTTCGTGGGCACCTGGAGCCGTTGCGCGCCAGCTACGACATGGTGGTGTCCAAGAAGCGCGACTACGGCGCGCCGGCGATGGCGGCGATCAAGAAGGCCTACGAGGACGCCGGCCAGCAGATGCCCGAGGATCTCAATCCGACCAACCTGCGCTGA
- a CDS encoding FAD-dependent oxidoreductase, with translation MTSLWLADRHEPPWAAKQSDPLDRGSRSADVIVVGGGITGLMTAVLLARAGKDVLVLEARTVGACATGNTTAKISLLQGSNLSKILSKHGKDTARAYVEGNREGQDWVLNHCASHGVPVQREDAYTYAQCRRGVASARAELKACQAVGLPVTWEDDAGVPFPYHGGVRLADQAQFDPMPFLDSLAAELLDRGGRLVEHTRVRRVSSHGKGVRAHVNTPGHGDLEISGRQLVLATGIPILDRGGYFARVKPSRSYCFAFKVPGDITRAMMISTDSPTRSVRYAPVDGGNVLIVGGAGHTVGREKSPTTALEELSSWARRHYPGAAQTHFWSAQDYTPIDQLPYVGPILPNNETIFIATGFKKWGMTNGAAAALALSSRMLGGRMDWSKAFASWSPHELSGALTAMQANVEVGFRLTTGWITPVTRTGRRDPGQDEGGVVSGPPWHLEARCRVNGSQHRVSPVCPHLGGIVTWNDADKAWECPLHGSRFAPDGTLLEGPATRDLTASH, from the coding sequence GTGACTTCGTTATGGCTTGCCGATCGACACGAACCGCCCTGGGCCGCAAAGCAGTCTGACCCGCTTGACCGCGGGTCCCGGTCCGCAGATGTCATCGTCGTGGGCGGCGGGATCACGGGACTCATGACCGCCGTGCTGCTGGCGCGCGCCGGCAAGGACGTACTGGTGCTGGAGGCGCGCACCGTCGGCGCCTGTGCCACCGGAAACACCACGGCCAAAATCAGCCTGCTGCAGGGCAGCAACCTGTCGAAGATTCTTTCCAAGCACGGCAAGGACACCGCCCGCGCCTACGTGGAGGGCAATCGCGAAGGCCAGGATTGGGTGCTCAACCACTGCGCGTCGCACGGCGTGCCGGTGCAGCGCGAGGATGCCTACACCTACGCGCAGTGCCGCCGGGGCGTCGCCTCTGCGCGCGCCGAACTCAAAGCGTGTCAGGCGGTCGGTCTGCCGGTCACCTGGGAGGACGACGCCGGGGTGCCGTTTCCCTACCACGGCGGCGTGCGACTGGCCGATCAGGCCCAATTCGACCCGATGCCGTTCCTGGACTCGTTGGCCGCGGAGCTGCTCGACCGCGGAGGGCGGCTGGTCGAGCACACGCGGGTCCGGCGAGTGTCCAGCCACGGCAAGGGAGTACGCGCACACGTCAACACGCCCGGGCACGGCGACCTCGAAATCAGCGGCAGGCAACTCGTGCTGGCCACCGGGATCCCAATCCTGGACCGCGGCGGCTACTTCGCGCGGGTCAAGCCGAGCCGCTCGTATTGCTTCGCCTTCAAAGTGCCCGGCGACATCACCCGCGCGATGATGATTTCCACCGACTCGCCGACGCGTTCGGTGCGCTATGCGCCGGTGGACGGCGGCAACGTGCTGATTGTCGGTGGCGCCGGTCATACCGTCGGCCGCGAGAAAAGCCCCACCACAGCGCTTGAGGAGCTGTCGTCATGGGCGCGCAGGCATTACCCAGGCGCGGCGCAGACCCACTTTTGGTCGGCGCAGGACTACACACCGATCGACCAACTGCCCTATGTCGGTCCTATCCTGCCGAACAACGAAACCATCTTCATCGCAACGGGTTTCAAAAAATGGGGCATGACGAACGGTGCCGCCGCCGCGTTGGCGCTCTCGAGCCGCATGCTGGGCGGGCGGATGGACTGGTCGAAGGCGTTCGCCAGTTGGAGCCCCCACGAGCTGTCGGGTGCGCTGACGGCCATGCAAGCCAACGTCGAAGTCGGCTTCAGGCTGACCACGGGGTGGATCACCCCGGTGACGCGCACCGGCCGACGCGACCCCGGCCAGGACGAAGGCGGCGTGGTGAGTGGGCCGCCCTGGCATCTGGAAGCCCGCTGCCGGGTGAACGGCAGCCAGCACCGGGTTTCGCCGGTGTGCCCGCACCTCGGCGGCATCGTGACATGGAACGACGCCGACAAGGCATGGGAATGCCCGCTGCATGGGTCGCGGTTCGCGCCCGACGGCACGTTGCTGGAAGGACCGGCCACCCGGGACCTGACCGCCTCGCACTGA
- a CDS encoding winged helix-turn-helix transcriptional regulator — MRAPRIGEPVWGSSTGRAIMVALDALGRRGALRILWELRGGPLTFRALQAAAEMNPGSLNTRLKELRALDIVEHSDGGYRLTGHGRSLMTALKPLQAWAEDWTPRAH; from the coding sequence ATGCGAGCTCCGCGGATCGGCGAACCAGTATGGGGATCATCCACCGGGCGGGCGATCATGGTCGCCCTCGACGCCCTGGGCCGGCGCGGCGCCCTGCGGATCCTGTGGGAATTACGCGGCGGCCCACTGACTTTCCGCGCGCTGCAGGCGGCCGCCGAGATGAATCCCGGGTCGCTGAACACCCGCCTCAAGGAACTGCGGGCGCTGGACATCGTGGAGCACTCCGACGGTGGCTATCGGCTGACCGGTCACGGGCGATCGCTGATGACCGCCCTGAAGCCACTGCAGGCCTGGGCCGAGGACTGGACGCCCCGTGCGCACTGA
- a CDS encoding TetR/AcrR family transcriptional regulator, with protein MFALPTRRTTIPATRPQSDNARRRHERRNADRRASGERWQTILKGAAEVFLREGFARARLEDVAVEVGINRASLYYYVGTKEELLVALIEQPAYTMTRHCREALESDAPADEKLRRALRAYVDDLAANPELFLLFSESQHLATIFEARDIVTNADAYGKTLLAIVQEGVASGVFRGDLDPRLVMLGILGMHNWIHRWYVPGGRNTLTEIGDAFAAMVLSGLRP; from the coding sequence GTGTTCGCGCTACCGACTAGGAGGACGACGATTCCAGCCACCCGACCGCAGAGCGACAATGCTCGTCGGCGCCATGAGCGGCGCAACGCCGATCGCCGCGCCTCCGGCGAGCGATGGCAAACCATCCTCAAGGGAGCCGCCGAGGTCTTCCTGCGCGAGGGATTCGCGCGGGCTCGCCTCGAGGACGTCGCCGTCGAGGTCGGCATCAACCGCGCCTCGCTCTACTACTACGTCGGCACCAAGGAGGAGTTGCTCGTTGCGCTGATCGAGCAGCCCGCCTACACGATGACCCGGCATTGTCGCGAGGCCCTGGAGTCCGATGCGCCGGCCGACGAGAAGCTGCGTCGCGCGCTGCGCGCCTATGTCGACGATCTGGCCGCCAATCCGGAACTGTTTCTGTTGTTCAGCGAAAGCCAGCATCTCGCGACCATTTTCGAAGCGCGTGACATCGTCACCAACGCCGACGCATACGGCAAAACGCTGCTCGCGATCGTCCAGGAAGGCGTGGCGTCCGGTGTCTTCCGCGGGGACCTCGACCCGCGGCTGGTAATGCTCGGCATTCTGGGCATGCACAACTGGATCCACCGCTGGTACGTGCCCGGGGGGCGCAACACGCTCACGGAAATCGGTGATGCCTTCGCCGCCATGGTGCTCTCCGGCTTGCGCCCGTAG
- a CDS encoding carboxymuconolactone decarboxylase family protein produces the protein MPRLKQIPRGEVTDDFTLKMYDFMFGDRDPVAEPGTVGGTLGNWWTVMAQSPAALRHAVRGFRLYRQEVKLRPEDRELGQIRAGWVVGSQFVFSQHCKACRSAGLSEEKIAAIPSWETADCFEHEERLLLAYADCLAGQHGRVPEQLFAQLREAFTDSEILEFTYVTTMYVMHAIMSRALRLEFDDVDDPTVEVADPEGGGVLDIGAATSGGD, from the coding sequence ATGCCACGCTTAAAGCAAATCCCCCGCGGTGAGGTCACCGACGACTTCACGCTGAAGATGTACGACTTCATGTTTGGCGACCGCGATCCGGTGGCTGAGCCCGGCACGGTCGGCGGAACGCTGGGCAACTGGTGGACCGTGATGGCGCAGTCCCCCGCCGCGTTGCGCCATGCCGTGCGCGGCTTTCGGCTGTACCGCCAAGAAGTCAAGCTGCGGCCGGAAGACCGTGAGCTGGGCCAGATCCGGGCCGGTTGGGTGGTCGGCAGCCAATTCGTCTTCTCGCAGCACTGCAAGGCGTGCCGGTCGGCGGGGCTGTCCGAGGAGAAGATCGCCGCCATTCCATCGTGGGAAACCGCCGACTGTTTCGAGCACGAGGAGCGATTGCTGCTGGCCTACGCCGATTGCCTTGCGGGCCAACACGGTCGGGTCCCCGAGCAGCTTTTTGCGCAACTGCGCGAGGCCTTCACCGATTCGGAGATCCTCGAATTCACCTACGTCACCACTATGTACGTCATGCACGCGATCATGTCGCGGGCGTTGCGGCTGGAGTTCGACGACGTCGACGATCCAACCGTGGAGGTGGCCGATCCGGAGGGCGGCGGCGTGCTGGACATCGGCGCCGCCACGTCCGGAGGTGACTGA
- a CDS encoding L,D-transpeptidase, whose translation MPTSTSIGSGRRRLLLLAVFVVVGVVGSLQIAVPPGSRSSKPLEAAQVTITPDANAHDVDPVAHVVVKANVGTLTDVRMVNDGDKQVDGVMTPDNKVWKPTVPLGYGRTYTLKVSSRGPNGVDSTRVSSFSTLRPSNQTKVSFTTTSEAALKDGGTYGVGTVVVAHFDEQIADRAAAEKHLTVTTNPAVQGSWFWVDDQNAHWRPEHYYAPGTTVTAEAKIYGISLGNGIFGQEDNRVLFRIGDSHVSVADDATKLVTVFDNGKLVRTMPTSMGMGGTENIAGHTISLWTPPGIYTVLDKGNPVVMDSSTFGLPKNSRLGYRETIKYATKISTDGIYLHELDATVWAQGHTDTSHGCLNLNADNAKWFYGFSVPGDVVEIRNSGGPPVKLEQNGDWTLSWDQWRNGSALK comes from the coding sequence TTGCCAACATCAACGTCCATCGGTAGCGGCCGGAGGCGGCTGCTGCTGCTCGCCGTGTTCGTGGTGGTCGGGGTGGTCGGCTCGCTGCAGATTGCGGTGCCTCCGGGTTCTCGTTCGTCGAAACCGCTTGAGGCGGCGCAGGTCACGATCACGCCGGACGCCAATGCGCACGACGTCGATCCGGTCGCGCACGTCGTGGTCAAAGCCAACGTGGGCACGCTGACCGACGTGCGCATGGTCAACGACGGCGACAAGCAGGTCGACGGTGTGATGACGCCCGACAACAAGGTGTGGAAGCCCACCGTCCCGTTGGGCTACGGACGCACGTACACGCTGAAGGTCAGCAGTCGCGGACCCAATGGCGTTGACTCGACTCGGGTGTCGTCGTTTTCTACGCTGCGGCCGTCCAATCAGACGAAGGTTTCGTTCACCACGACGTCGGAGGCGGCGTTGAAAGACGGCGGCACCTACGGCGTCGGAACGGTGGTCGTCGCCCATTTCGACGAGCAGATCGCCGACCGCGCCGCGGCCGAGAAGCACCTGACGGTGACGACCAACCCCGCGGTGCAGGGTTCGTGGTTCTGGGTCGACGACCAGAACGCCCACTGGCGGCCGGAGCACTACTACGCGCCGGGCACCACGGTAACCGCCGAGGCCAAGATCTACGGAATATCGCTGGGGAACGGCATATTCGGGCAAGAAGACAACCGGGTGTTGTTCCGGATCGGCGACTCGCACGTGTCCGTCGCCGACGATGCCACCAAGCTGGTCACCGTCTTCGACAACGGCAAGCTGGTCCGTACCATGCCCACGTCCATGGGCATGGGTGGTACGGAAAACATTGCCGGACACACGATTTCGTTGTGGACGCCGCCGGGCATCTACACCGTGCTGGACAAGGGCAACCCGGTCGTCATGGATTCCTCGACGTTCGGCCTGCCCAAGAACTCGCGCCTCGGCTATCGCGAGACAATCAAGTACGCGACCAAGATCAGTACCGACGGCATCTATCTTCATGAGCTCGACGCGACGGTCTGGGCCCAGGGCCACACCGACACCTCGCACGGCTGTCTGAACCTCAACGCCGACAACGCGAAATGGTTCTACGGCTTCTCCGTCCCCGGTGACGTGGTGGAGATCCGCAACAGTGGCGGACCGCCGGTCAAACTGGAGCAAAACGGCGACTGGACGCTCAGCTGGGATCAGTGGCGCAACGGCAGCGCCCTGAAGTGA
- a CDS encoding hemerythrin domain-containing protein, which produces MTDITALILADHDWFREQFAKLDELQAQEQVNRAALERVWRPLADKLDVHAYIEEKIFYPQLLKRGADDPEGETLDAIGDHNDIRDGVRDAHATRVGTDRWWAAVGRTRAANDDHMGEEEREGLSDFRRNAPIGLRETLGQQYSEFMAAHPTTEGLPIVDRDPQRYVDEVEEQGEGSEEGEGAEGASQPARTDFSLRIGSLKGQ; this is translated from the coding sequence ATGACGGACATCACCGCGCTGATCCTCGCCGACCACGACTGGTTCCGCGAGCAATTCGCCAAGCTCGACGAGCTGCAGGCACAGGAGCAGGTCAACCGCGCCGCGCTGGAGCGGGTGTGGCGTCCGCTCGCCGACAAGCTCGACGTGCATGCCTACATCGAAGAGAAGATCTTCTACCCGCAACTGCTCAAGCGTGGCGCCGACGATCCCGAGGGCGAGACGCTCGATGCGATCGGCGATCACAACGACATTCGCGACGGAGTCCGCGACGCGCACGCAACCCGGGTCGGCACCGACCGGTGGTGGGCCGCGGTCGGGCGCACCCGGGCGGCCAACGACGATCACATGGGCGAGGAAGAACGAGAAGGACTTTCGGACTTCCGCCGCAACGCCCCCATCGGTCTTCGGGAGACGCTCGGACAGCAATACAGCGAGTTCATGGCCGCCCATCCCACCACCGAGGGATTGCCGATCGTCGACCGCGACCCGCAGCGTTACGTCGACGAAGTCGAGGAGCAGGGCGAGGGAAGCGAGGAAGGCGAGGGTGCCGAGGGCGCCTCGCAGCCCGCACGCACCGATTTCTCGCTGCGCATCGGCAGCCTCAAAGGTCAGTGA
- a CDS encoding Fur family transcriptional regulator, translating into MADLRVTRPRLAVLEVVDAHPHADTETIISAVRQGLPEVSRQAVYDVLNALTAVGLVRRIQPLGSVARYESRVGDNHHHLVCRTCGTITDIDCAVGEAPCLTPADVDNVLDGFVLDEAEVIYWGFCPDCSSAVS; encoded by the coding sequence ATGGCCGATCTTCGTGTGACCCGACCTCGGCTCGCGGTGCTGGAGGTGGTGGACGCGCACCCACATGCCGACACCGAGACGATCATCTCGGCGGTGCGCCAGGGGCTGCCCGAGGTTTCTCGGCAGGCCGTGTACGACGTGCTTAATGCGCTCACCGCGGTGGGTCTGGTTCGGCGCATCCAGCCGCTGGGTTCGGTCGCCCGCTACGAGTCGAGGGTCGGCGACAACCATCACCACCTGGTCTGCCGCACCTGCGGCACGATCACCGACATCGACTGCGCGGTCGGCGAGGCGCCGTGCCTGACCCCGGCGGATGTCGACAACGTTCTGGATGGGTTCGTTCTCGACGAGGCCGAGGTCATCTACTGGGGCTTCTGCCCCGACTGCTCGAGTGCAGTTTCTTAG